From the Lysobacterales bacterium genome, one window contains:
- a CDS encoding 1-deoxy-D-xylulose-5-phosphate reductoisomerase yields the protein MKQVAVLGATGSIGASTLDVIARHPARFRAAALSAHRDCAALAELCARFAPDVAVIADASLQDELAAALRTRGLRTEALAGANALDAIAADERFDTVVAAIVGAAGLASTLAAARAGKRLLLANKESVVMSGELLVATAARHGASLIPLDSEHNAIFQCLPHDYARDPDANGIVRLILTASGGPFRGWSRERLREVTPDQACAHPRWKMGRKISVDSATLMNKGLEVIEAQRLFGVAAERIEVLVHPQSIVHSLVEYADGSQIAQLGSPDMRTPIANALAWPARIDAGVTRLDLAAAASLEFEAPDLVAFPCLAQAFGALRAGGAAPIVLNAANEVAVAAFLAGRIGFLDIERVIDSGLQRSVNASVDTLEAIVAIDRDARREAERALQGCSA from the coding sequence ATGAAACAGGTCGCCGTTCTGGGCGCGACCGGCTCGATCGGCGCGAGCACGCTCGATGTCATTGCCCGCCACCCGGCACGGTTCCGCGCTGCCGCCTTGAGCGCACACCGGGACTGCGCGGCACTGGCCGAACTCTGCGCGCGCTTCGCGCCCGACGTGGCGGTGATTGCCGATGCGTCCTTGCAGGACGAACTGGCCGCAGCCCTGCGCACGCGCGGGCTGCGCACCGAAGCGCTGGCCGGCGCCAACGCGCTGGATGCCATCGCCGCCGACGAGCGCTTCGATACCGTCGTCGCCGCGATCGTCGGCGCCGCCGGCCTGGCGTCGACCTTGGCCGCGGCGCGGGCCGGCAAGCGACTGCTGCTGGCGAACAAGGAATCGGTAGTGATGTCCGGCGAACTGCTGGTCGCGACCGCGGCCCGTCACGGTGCCAGCCTCATTCCGCTCGACAGCGAACACAACGCCATCTTCCAGTGCCTGCCGCACGACTATGCGCGCGATCCCGATGCGAACGGCATTGTCCGGCTCATCCTCACGGCCTCGGGTGGCCCGTTTCGCGGCTGGTCGCGCGAGCGGCTGCGCGAGGTCACGCCGGACCAGGCCTGCGCGCATCCGCGCTGGAAGATGGGCCGCAAGATTTCGGTCGACTCGGCGACACTGATGAACAAGGGTCTCGAAGTGATCGAGGCGCAGCGCCTGTTCGGCGTCGCGGCGGAACGCATCGAGGTGCTGGTGCACCCGCAAAGCATCGTGCATTCGCTGGTCGAATATGCCGACGGCTCCCAGATCGCGCAGCTCGGCTCGCCCGACATGCGCACGCCGATCGCGAACGCGCTGGCCTGGCCGGCACGCATCGACGCCGGCGTCACCCGGCTCGATCTTGCCGCGGCCGCCTCGCTCGAATTCGAAGCCCCGGACCTCGTCGCCTTTCCCTGCCTGGCGCAGGCTTTCGGCGCGTTGCGCGCCGGCGGTGCCGCCCCGATCGTGCTGAATGCGGCCAACGAGGTGGCGGTGGCCGCCTTTCTTGCCGGTCGCATCGGTTTCCTCGACATCGAGCGCGTGATCGACTCTGGACTGCAGCGATCTGTTAACGCATCGGTCGATACACTGGAGGCCATTGTCGCCATCGACCGCGACGCCCGCCGCGAAGCGGAGCGCGCCTTGCAAGGATGTTCTGCATGA
- the rseP gene encoding RIP metalloprotease RseP translates to MTGFIGPLFWYVITIGLLVTFHEFGHFWVARRCGVKVHRFSVGFGKPLWTRIGRDGTEYVLAAIPLGGYVSMLDERAEDVAPEQAHAALNRKPVWQKIAVAAAGPVANVLFALLVYWAMFIVGKPDFQPILGQVSGLSAEAGLRPGMRVTAVDGTPVDAWSEVGMALFEGALYRRDVVVAVTAAGAEDSLHTIRLSSIDKSVPDEQLGNRLGLQRVQPALVGQVIAGAAGADAGLRSGDLILSVDGESVSDFDALRDTLQRQAQDGEVVLLVERDGERLRLLARPDPIVEDGKPAFRLGIGAGFRHDHVRRFGPLAAMPAAMSEAWTVTTKSLQFLKDMLLGALSTKHLSGPITIAQVANLSANEGLPWFLGFLGAVSLGLAILNLLPIPILDGGHILYYLIELIKGSPISDRMLVAGQYVGLAMLSGLIGLAFFNDISGLFR, encoded by the coding sequence ATGACCGGATTTATCGGGCCGCTGTTCTGGTACGTGATCACCATCGGCCTGCTGGTGACCTTCCACGAGTTCGGCCATTTCTGGGTAGCGAGACGCTGCGGCGTCAAGGTGCACCGCTTCTCGGTCGGATTCGGCAAGCCGCTGTGGACGCGCATCGGCCGCGACGGCACCGAGTACGTGCTCGCGGCGATTCCGCTGGGCGGGTATGTCTCGATGCTCGACGAACGTGCCGAGGACGTGGCCCCGGAACAGGCGCACGCCGCGCTGAACCGCAAGCCGGTGTGGCAGAAAATTGCCGTGGCCGCGGCCGGACCAGTGGCCAACGTCCTGTTCGCGCTGCTGGTCTACTGGGCCATGTTCATCGTCGGCAAGCCCGACTTTCAACCGATCCTTGGCCAGGTCAGCGGCCTCAGTGCCGAAGCCGGGCTGCGCCCCGGCATGCGCGTCACGGCCGTCGACGGCACCCCGGTCGATGCCTGGTCGGAAGTCGGCATGGCGCTGTTCGAAGGCGCCCTGTATCGCCGCGACGTCGTCGTCGCGGTGACCGCGGCCGGCGCGGAAGACAGCCTGCACACGATCCGCCTCAGCAGCATTGACAAGAGTGTGCCGGACGAGCAGTTGGGCAATCGGCTCGGCTTGCAACGCGTTCAGCCTGCGCTGGTGGGCCAGGTGATCGCCGGTGCCGCAGGCGCGGACGCCGGGTTGCGCAGTGGCGATCTCATTCTCAGCGTGGACGGCGAGTCCGTGAGCGATTTCGACGCCCTGCGCGACACCTTGCAGCGCCAGGCACAGGATGGCGAAGTCGTGCTGCTGGTCGAACGCGATGGCGAACGCCTGCGCCTGCTCGCCCGTCCCGATCCGATCGTCGAGGATGGCAAGCCGGCCTTCCGACTCGGCATCGGCGCCGGATTCCGGCATGACCACGTGCGCCGCTTCGGCCCTCTGGCCGCGATGCCGGCGGCCATGAGCGAAGCCTGGACCGTGACGACCAAATCCCTGCAGTTCCTGAAGGACATGCTGCTCGGTGCGCTGTCGACCAAGCACCTCTCGGGCCCGATCACCATCGCCCAGGTCGCCAATCTCAGCGCCAACGAAGGCCTGCCATGGTTTCTCGGCTTCCTGGGCGCGGTATCGCTGGGTCTGGCGATCCTGAACCTGCTGCCCATCCCGATCTTGGACGGGGGTCATATCCTGTATTACCTTATCGAACTGATCAAAGGCAGTCCGATCAGCGATCGAATGCTGGTCGCCGGTCAATACGTGGGATTGGCGATGCTCTCCGGTCTGATCGGACTCGCCTTCTTCAACGATATTTCCGGCCTGTTCCGCTGA